The Impatiens glandulifera chromosome 3, dImpGla2.1, whole genome shotgun sequence genome contains a region encoding:
- the LOC124932004 gene encoding uncharacterized protein LOC124932004: MMANETGREFAQIVVESNDETEMIDSISSNRRNYCFCIPCFKSNRSSTTGSNWWHRIREAEQDERWWSKGITAFKKVREWSEIVAGPRWKTFIRRFNRNKNGGGGKHGKFNYDPLSYSLNFDEGTAATNGDSDEEYGFRNFSSRYASIPNTAKSSIDYGKDQPTFT; encoded by the coding sequence ATGATGGCTAATGAAACTGGAAGAGAATTCGCTCAAATCGTAGTGGAATCAAACGATGAAACGGAGATGATCGATTCGATTTCATCAAATCGACGTAACTACTGCTTTTGTATTCCGTGTTTCAAATCCAACCGATCATCAACTACCGGATCGAACTGGTGGCATAGGATTAGAGAAGCAGAGCAAGACGAACGGTGGTGGTCAAAAGGAATCACCGCGTTTAAGAAGGTTCGTGAATGGTCTGAGATTGTTGCAGGTCCACGATGGAAAACATTCATCCGCCGTTTCAATCGAAACAAGAATGGAGGCGGAGGCAAGCACGGGAAATTCAATTACGATCCGCTAAGTTACTCTCTGAATTTCGACGAAGGCACAGCAGCAACAAACGGAGATTCAGACGAAGAATACGGATTCCGTAACTTCTCTTCTCGATACGCTTCAATTCCAAATACGGCGAAATCTTCAATTGACTATGGTAAAGATCAGCCGACTTTCACATGA